In the genome of Deltaproteobacteria bacterium, one region contains:
- the thiE gene encoding thiamine phosphate synthase: MGNRGEKIDFNLYLITDRKQVSPRYWGQILNLSPVVEDALKGGVKAVQLREKGLSGRELFELAKDLRAITNKYKAKLFINDRVDIAIAVDADGVHLGQTSFSVVDARKLLGSKKLIGVSTHSMQEALKAEKQGADFITLGPVFYTESKARYGKPLGIEKLKEAVNAVHIPVFAIGGMKLKNIKEVMAAGVNGVAMISEVIKAKNPKVMVRNLLEEIQ; encoded by the coding sequence ATGGGCAACAGAGGCGAAAAAATAGATTTTAACCTATACCTTATAACAGACAGGAAACAAGTTTCCCCACGATACTGGGGACAGATTTTAAATCTGTCCCCAGTTGTTGAAGATGCTTTAAAAGGCGGGGTTAAGGCTGTTCAATTACGGGAAAAGGGATTATCTGGCAGGGAGCTTTTTGAACTTGCAAAAGACTTGAGGGCAATTACAAATAAATACAAGGCAAAATTATTCATAAATGACAGGGTTGATATTGCAATTGCAGTTGATGCAGACGGCGTTCATCTTGGGCAGACAAGTTTTTCCGTCGTTGACGCAAGAAAACTTCTTGGCAGTAAAAAACTAATCGGGGTTTCAACGCACTCCATGCAAGAGGCATTAAAGGCAGAAAAACAGGGTGCTGATTTCATAACATTAGGTCCTGTATTTTATACAGAGTCAAAGGCAAGATATGGCAAACCGCTGGGGATTGAAAAATTAAAGGAAGCGGTCAACGCAGTCCATATACCTGTTTTTGCAATAGGCGGGATGAAACTTAAAAACATAAAAGAGGTTATGGCAGCAGGTGTTAATGGCGTGGCAATGATTTCAGAAGTGATAAAAGCAAAAAATCCAAAAGTAATGGTTAGAAATTTATTGGAGGAAATACAATGA